TGTATGGAAAccctttttatttgtcaagatatctttaGGCAATTTTACATAGACCATTATCCAAGGTAACTTCGGTCCCAGAAGAAACTTTCCAGATTGGCTAACTAGAGCATATAGCTGCAATTTTTTTATGGTACATCAAAAacaatcttcacaaaatttgtctTAGATTGTTCTACAGAGCAAAGCAACAGAGTCTCAAGATCgtaccactgtagcatatagctttcatttAAACCGTTCAAAGTCAAGATAAGCATATTATTATATCCTTTTATGCTAAAAGAAAACTGTATTCATTATAGTAACTAGACATGCTGACCCAAACACACTGCTAAGTGTCAGTAGTGAATTTTGTCTTGTTAAACTAGTTGTCTGTTGAATCGAACGCATTTTCGTAACGATGTTTTCAAGAAAGCCGAGAGTTCACTGTGGTATGTAGATGATACTTACGATTGGCAATTGTCTGGATTTTCTATTTGGAAGTAAGATCCGGTTTTGCCCGAGCTTTCGCATAAACCCAATGCAttcactgttgttgttgatactGTTGATGCTGTAGTGGTGGCTTGAGTTACCGCATTTTCATTTGAACATGTGGATTTCAATTCAAACTGTAAACGAAAACATAAGTTTTacaatcaatatacatatagaaaatcatatactaaatatatacaGATAATATTCTCAGGCAGGCAGGGGACTCATGTaggtacacatgtatgtacccAAAAGGAAGTAGATACTCGTCGTATTAGTTTCAGCATCAAATATATTAGAATCGGAGCAACTCTGAATGAGTGCATTTGTTTGCAGGATAAtttcacacacatacagttaTACAAcagttttctattattttccaGTTCATACTTACGTAATCCAGCACACTTTGCGGCGCACATACTTTCTTCAAGCTTAATTCAGAAACCAATTCCTCACTACATACTTGATCTGTCGGACAGGAGAGGGGACTGGTAGGTACCAACGTTGTTGAACCTCTACATATACCGAATTGCGTTGAACTTAAACAAATAAGCTGTCCATTTGTCTTGCCAGAACATGTGCTGCTACATGCTGTAGAATCTTCCTGACCTGCACAAACCGCTTTAATATTGACACCATCCGGGTACGCCTCACATATATTTTCCGAATCCGTGCAATATTTATTGTCTGGGCAAGAGTAGATTTCTTGATCAGCCGTTGCCACTGTAACGACGAATTACCGGTTAAATATGCATGGTCGGAATATAATATTTGCGTATAACTCTTAGGTACTCACATGTTGTCGCTTCATAGCATAGTTGGTAGCTGGTCTCATTTATGCATAGTGCGAAATTATCCATACAGACGCCACATTGCGACTGACTCGAAACTAATGTTGACG
The window above is part of the Bactrocera dorsalis isolate Fly_Bdor unplaced genomic scaffold, ASM2337382v1 BdCtg338, whole genome shotgun sequence genome. Proteins encoded here:
- the LOC105224489 gene encoding uncharacterized protein LOC105224489 (The sequence of the model RefSeq protein was modified relative to this genomic sequence to represent the inferred CDS: added 12 bases not found in genome assembly), whose product is MFGKIVTICMFLVLASTLVSSQSQCGVCMDNFALCINETSYQLCYEATTLATADQEIYSCPDNKYCTDSENICEAYPDGVNIKAVCAGQEDSTACSSTCSGKTNGQLICLSSTQFGICRGSTTLVPTSPLSCPTDQVCSEELVSELSLKKVCAPQSVLDYFELKSTCSNENAVTQATTTASTVSTTTVNALGLCESSGKTGSYFQIENPDNCQSYIYCQRDGTSYISMVLQCKAGLFYSVAQNKCITGVQCPQ